In one Papio anubis isolate 15944 chromosome 11, Panubis1.0, whole genome shotgun sequence genomic region, the following are encoded:
- the PPRC1 gene encoding peroxisome proliferator-activated receptor gamma coactivator-related protein 1 isoform X2, translating to MAARRGLRDGVAPPPSGGPGPDPGGGARGSGWGSRSQAPYGTLGAVSGGEQVLLHEEGGDSGFVSLSRLGPSLRDKDLEMEELMLQDETLLGTMQSYMDASLISLIEDFGSLGESRLSLEDQNEVSLLTALTEILDNADSENLSPFDSIPDSELLVSPREGSSLHKLLTLSRTPPERDLITPVDPLGPSTGSSRGSGVEMSLPDPPWDFSPPSFLETSSPKLPSWRPPRSRPRWGQSPPPQQRSDGEEEEEVASFSGQILAGELDNCVSSTPDFPMHLACPEEEDKATAAETAVPAAGDESISSLSELVRAMHPYCLPNLTQLASLEAELQEQPDDLTLPEGCVVLEIVGQAATAGDDLEIPVVVRQVSPGPQPVLLDDSLETSSALQLLMPTLESETEAAVPKITLCSEKKGLSLNSEEKLDSACLLKPREVMEPVVPKEPQNPPANAAPGSQRARKGRKKKSKEQPAACVEGYARRLRSSSRGQSAVGTEVTAQVDNLQKQPQEELPRESGPLQGKGKPRAWARAWAAALENSSPKNLERSAGQCSPAKEGPLDLYPKLTDTIQANPVPTHLSLVNSAQASPMPVDSVEADPTAVGSVLAGPVPVDPGLVDLSSTSSELVEPLPAGPVLINPVLADSAAVDPAVVPVSDNLPPVDAVPSGPAPVDLALVDPVPNDLTAVDPVLVKSRPTDPRRAAVSSALGGPAPQLLLESESLDPPKTIIPEVKEVVDSLKIESGTSATTHEARPRPLSLSEYRRRRQQRQAETEERSPQPPTGKWPSLPETPTGLADIPCLVIPPAPAKKTALQRSPEAPPETCLVPVGPSPASPGPEPPVSKSVASALTEQVPSQEMPLLARPSPPVQSVSPVVPTPPAMPTALSFPAGGLGIPPSLPPPPLQPPSLPVSMGPVLPDPFTHYAPMPPWPCYPPVSPSGYPCLPPPPTVPLVSGTPGAYAMPPTCNVPWAPPPAPVLPYSSTCTYGSLGWGPGPQHAPFWSTVPPPPLPAASVGRAVPQAKMESRGTPAGPPENVLPVSMTPPLSGLPSHGAPQIEPTKVEVKPVLASPHPKHKVSALVQSPRLKAPAAPACVSAEGVTVEEPASEGLKPETQETRPREKPPLPATKAVPTPRQSTVSKLPPVHPARLRKLSFLPTPHTQGSEDVVQAFISEIGIEASDLSSLLEQFEKSEGLTPPATPPHQLWKPLAAVSLLAKAKSPKSTAQEGTLKPEGVTEAKHPAAVRLQEGVHGPSRVHVGSGDHDYCVRSRTPPKKMPALVIPEVGSRWNVKRHQDITIKPVLSLGPAAPPPPCIAASREPLDHRTSSEQADPSAPCLAPSSLLSPEASPCRNDMNTRTPPEPSAKQRSMRCYRKACRSASPSSQGWQGRRGRNSRSVSSGSIRTSEASSSSSSSSSSSSRSRSRSLSPPHKRWRRSSCSSSGRSRRCSSSSSSSSSSSSSSSSSSSSRSRSRSPSPRRRSDRRRRYSSYRSHDHYQRQRVLQKERAIEERRVVFIGKIPGRMTRSELKQRFSVFGEIEECTIHFRVQGDNYGFVTYRYAEEAFAAIESGHKLRQADEQPFDLCFGGRRQFCKRSYSDLDSNREDFDPAPVKSKFDSLDFDTLLKQAQKNLRR from the exons ATGGCGGCGCGCCGGGGACTGAGAGACGGAGTCGCGCCGCCCCCGAGTGGGGGCCCCGGCCCGGACCCTGGCGGGGGAGCCCGCGGCAGCGGTTGGGGAAGTCGAAGCCAAGCGCCGTATGGCACTTTGGGCGCTGTGAGCGGCGGGGAGCAG GTGCTGCTGCACGAGGAAGGGGGTGATTCTGGCTTTGTCAGTCTGTCTCGGCTGGGCCCATCTCTGAGGGACAAGGACCTGGAAATGGAGGAGCTAATGCTGCAGGATGAGACGCTGCTGGGGACCATGCAGAGCTACATGGATGCCTCCCTCATCTCCCTCATCGAGGATTTTGGGAGCCTTGGAGAG AGCAGGTTATCTCTGGAGGACCAGAATGAAGTGTCGCTGCTCACGGCTCTGACGGAGATCTTGGACAATGCAGATTCTGAGAACCTTTCTCCATTTGACAGCATTCCTGATTCGGAGCTGCTTGTGTCACCCCGGGAGGGCTCCTCT CTACACAAGCTGCTTACTCTCTCTCGGACACCCCCAGAACGTGACCTCATCACCCCAGTTGACCCATTGGGGCCCAGTACAGGCAGCAGTAGAGGGAGTGGG GTTGAAATGTCTCTTCCAGATCCCCCTTGGGACTtctcccctccttctttcttAGAGACTTCTTCCCCCAAGCTTCCCAGCTGGAGGCCCCCAAGATCAAGACCACGCTGGGGCcaatccccacctccccagcagCGCAGTgatggagaagaagaagaggaggtggCCAGCTTCAGTGGCCAGATTCTTGCTGGGGAGCTTGACAACTGTGTGAGCAGTACCCCGGACTTCCCCATGCATTTGGCCTGCCCTGAGGAGGAAGATAAAGCAACAGCAGCAGAGACGGCAGTGCCAGCAGCTGGTGATGAGAGCATCTCCTCCCTGAGTGAGCTGGTGCGGGCCATGCACCCATACTGCCTGCCCAACCTCACCCAACTGGCATCACTTGAGGCTGAGCTTCAGGAGCAGCCAGATGATCTGACGCTGCCTGAGGGCTGTGTAGTGCTGGAGATTGTGGGCCAGGCAGCCACAGCTGGCGATGACCTGGAGATACCAGTTGTGGTGCGACAGGTCTCTCCTGGACCCCAGCCTGTGCTCCTGGATGACTCGCTAGAGACTAGTTCTGCCTTGCAGCTGCTGATGCCTACACTGGAGTCAGAGACGGAGGCTGCTGTGCCTAAGATAACCCTCTGCTCTGAGAAGAAGGGGTTGTCATTGAACTCAGAGGAGAAGCTGGACTCAGCCTGCTTATTGAAGCCCAGGGAGGTCATGGAGCCAGTGGTGCCCAAGGAGCCTCAGAACCCACCTGCCAATGCAGCACCGGGTTCCCAGAGAGCTCGAAAGGGCAGGAAGAAGAAGAGCAAGGAGCAGCCAGCAGCCTGTGTGGAAGGCTatgccaggaggctgaggtcatcTTCTCGTGGGCAGTCTGCCGTAGGTACGGAAGTGACCGCTCAGGTAGACAACTTGCAGAAACAGCCTCAGGAAGAACTTCCAAGAGAGTCTGGGCCTCTCCAGGGTAAGGGGAAGCCTCGGGCTTGGGCTCGGGCCTGGGCAGCTGCCTTGGAGAATTCTAGCCCTAAGAACTTGGAGAGAAGTGCTGGACAATGTAGTCCTGCTAAAGAAGGCCCTCTAGACCTCTACCCCAAGTTGACTGACACTATCCAAGCCAACCCTGTACCAACCCATCTCTCATTGGTCAACTCTGCCCAAGCCAGCCCCATGCCAGTTGACTCTGTTGAAGCTGATCCCACTGCAGTTGGCTCTGTTCTAGCTGGCCCTGTACCTGTTGACCCTGGATTGGTTGACCTTTCTTCAACCAGTTCAGAACTGGTTGAGCCTCTCCCTGCTGGGCCAGTGCTGATCAACCCAGTCCTGGCTGACTCAGCAGCAGTTGACCCTGCAGTGGTTCCCGTCTCAGATAACTTGCCACCAGTTGATGCTGTCCCGTCTGGCCCAGCACCAGTTGATCTAGCACTAGTTGACCCTGTTCCTAATGACCTGACTGCAGTTGACCCAGTGCTAGTTAAGTCCAGACCAACTGATCCCAGACGTGCTGCAGTGTCATCAGCCCTGGGGGGTCCAGCCCCCCAGCTCCTCCTGGAGTCAGAGTCCTTGGACCCACCAAAGACCATCATCCCTGAAGTCAAAGAGGTTGTGGATTCTCTGAAAATTGAAAGTGGTACCAGTGCTACAACCCATGAAGCCAGACCTCGGCCTCTCAGCTTATCTGAATACCGGCGACGAAGGCAGCAACGCCaagcagaaacagaagagagaagtcCCCAGCCCCCAACTGGGAAGTGGCCTAGCCTTCCAGAGACTCCCACAGGACTGGCAGACATCCCTTGTCTTGTCATCCCACCAGCCCCAGCCAAGAAGACAGCTCTACAGAGAAGCCCTGAAGCGCCCCCTGAGACTTGCCTTGTGCCTGTAGGTCCCAGCCCTGCTTCTCCTGGTCCTGAGCCACCTGTAAGCAAATCTGTGGCCTCAGCTCTCACTGAGCAGGTACCATCCCAGGAGATGCCATTGTTGGCGAGACCTTCCCCTCCTGTGCAGTCTGTGTCCCCTGTTGTGCCCACACCTCCCGCAATGCCTACTGCCCTGTCTTTCCCTGCAGGTGGGCTGGGCATACCCCCCAGTCTGCCGCCACCTCCCTTGCAGCCTCCTAGTCTTCCAGTGTCTATGGGGCCAGTCCTACCTGATCCATTTACTCACTATGCCCCCATGCCACCCTGGCCTTGTTATCCTCCTGTGTCCCCTTCTGGCTATCCTTGCCTGCCCCCCCCACCGACAGTGCCCCTAGTGTCTGGTACTCCTGGCGCCTATGCCATGCCTCCCACTTGCAATGTGCCTTGGGCAccccctcctgccccagtcttACCTTACAGTTCCACCTGTACCTATGGGTCCTTGGGTTGGGGCCCAGGGCCTCAACATGCTCCATTCTGGTCTACTGTACCCCCGCCTCCTTTGCCTGCAGCCTCCGTTGGGAGAGCTGTTCCCCAAGCTAAGATGGAGTCTAGGGGCACTCCAGCTGGCCCTCCTGAAAATGTACTTCCCGTGTCGATGACTCCTCCCCTCAGTGGGCTACCTAGCCACGGAGCTCCACAGATAGAGCCTACCAAGGTGGAGGTCAAGCCAGTGCTTGCATCTCCCCATCCGAAACATAAGGTGTCTGCCCTGGTGCAAAGTCCCCGGCTGAAGGCTCCAGCGGCTCCAGCATGTGTGTCTGCTGAAGGTGTGACTGTTGAGGAGCCTGCATCAGAGGGGCTAAAGCCTGAGACCCAGGAGACCAGGCCCAGGGAGAAGCCCCCCTTGCCTGCTACCAAGGCTGTTCCGACACCAAGGCAGAGCACTGTCTCCAAGCTGCCTCCTGTCCACCCAGCCCGTCTAAGGAAGCTGTCCTTCCTGCCTACCCCACATACTCAGGGTTCTGAAGATGTGGTACAGGCTTTCATCAGTGAGATTG GAATTGAGGCATCGGACCTGTCCAGTCTGCTGGAGCAGTTTGAGAAATCAGAAG gGCTCACCCCTCCAGCTACCCCTCCCCACCAGTTATGGAAGCCCCTGGCTGCTGTCTCACTGCTGGCCAAAGCCAAATCTCCTAAGTCCACCGCCCAGGAGGGAACCCTGAAGCCTGAAGGAGTTACGGAGGCCAAACATCCAGCTGCAGTTCGCCTCCAAGAAGGGGTCCATGGCCCTAGTCGAGTCCATGTGGGCTCTGGGGACCATGACTATTGTGTCCGGAGCAGGACTCCCCCAAAAAAGATGCCTGCCCTAGTCATTCCAGAGGTGGGCTCCCGATGGAATGTCAAGCGCCATCAGGACATCACCATCAAACCTGTTTTGTCTTTGGGCCCAGCTGCCCCTCCGCCCCCATGCATAGCTGCCTCCCGGGAGCCACTTGATCACAGGACTAGCAGTGAGCAGGCAGATCCCTCAGCGCCCTGCCTTGCCCCATCCAGCTTGCTGTCCCCTGAGGCCTCACCCTGCCGGAATGACATGAACACTAGGACTCCCCCTGAACCCTCAGCCAAGCAGCGGTCAATGCGCTGTTACCGAAAAGCCTGCAGGTCAGCCAGCCCCTCAAGCCAAGGCTGGCAGGGCCGCCGAGGCCGCAACAGTCGTTCTGTCAGCTCTGGGTCCATCCGGACCAGCGAAGcatcttcctcctcatcctcatcGTCGTCTTCCTCATCCCGATCTCGGTCCAGGTCCCTCTCCCCCCCACACAAGAGGTGGCGAAG GTCCAGCTGTAGTTCCTCCGGACGTTCTCGAAGATGCTCTTCCTCTTCTTCGTCATCATCTTCCTCTTCGTCTTCCTCATCCTCATCATCCAGTTCCCGAAGCCGCTCACGCTCCCCATCCCCCCGCCGAAGAAGTGACAGGAGGCGGCG GTACAGCTCTTATCGTTCACATGACCATTACCAAAGGCAAAGAGTGCTGCAAAAGGAGCGTGCAATA GAAGAAAGAAGGGTGGTCTTCATTGGAAAGATACCTGGCCGCATGACTCGATCAGAGCTGAAACAGAGGTTCTCCGTTTTTGGAGAGATTGAGGAGTGCACCATCCACTTCCGTGTCCAAGG GGACAACTACGGCTTTGTCACTTATCGCTATGCTGAGGAGGCATTTGCAGCCATCGAGAGTGGCCACAAGCTGCGGCAGGCAGATGAGCAGCCCTTTGATCTCTGCTTTGGGGGCCGAAGGCAGTTCTGCAAGAGGAGTTATTCTGATCTTG ACTCCAACCGGGAAGACTTTGACCCTGCACCTGTAAAGAGCAAATTTGATTCTCTTGACTTTGACACATTGTTGAAACAGGCCCAGAAGAACCTCAGGAGGTAA
- the PPRC1 gene encoding peroxisome proliferator-activated receptor gamma coactivator-related protein 1 isoform X1 has translation MAARRGLRDGVAPPPSGGPGPDPGGGARGSGWGSRSQAPYGTLGAVSGGEQVLLHEEGGDSGFVSLSRLGPSLRDKDLEMEELMLQDETLLGTMQSYMDASLISLIEDFGSLGESRLSLEDQNEVSLLTALTEILDNADSENLSPFDSIPDSELLVSPREGSSLHKLLTLSRTPPERDLITPVDPLGPSTGSSRGSGVEMSLPDPPWDFSPPSFLETSSPKLPSWRPPRSRPRWGQSPPPQQRSDGEEEEEVASFSGQILAGELDNCVSSTPDFPMHLACPEEEDKATAAETAVPAAGDESISSLSELVRAMHPYCLPNLTQLASLEAELQEQPDDLTLPEGCVVLEIVGQAATAGDDLEIPVVVRQVSPGPQPVLLDDSLETSSALQLLMPTLESETEAAVPKITLCSEKKGLSLNSEEKLDSACLLKPREVMEPVVPKEPQNPPANAAPGSQRARKGRKKKSKEQPAACVEGYARRLRSSSRGQSAVGTEVTAQVDNLQKQPQEELPRESGPLQGKGKPRAWARAWAAALENSSPKNLERSAGQCSPAKEGPLDLYPKLTDTIQANPVPTHLSLVNSAQASPMPVDSVEADPTAVGSVLAGPVPVDPGLVDLSSTSSELVEPLPAGPVLINPVLADSAAVDPAVVPVSDNLPPVDAVPSGPAPVDLALVDPVPNDLTAVDPVLVKSRPTDPRRAAVSSALGGPAPQLLLESESLDPPKTIIPEVKEVVDSLKIESGTSATTHEARPRPLSLSEYRRRRQQRQAETEERSPQPPTGKWPSLPETPTGLADIPCLVIPPAPAKKTALQRSPEAPPETCLVPVGPSPASPGPEPPVSKSVASALTEQVPSQEMPLLARPSPPVQSVSPVVPTPPAMPTALSFPAGGLGIPPSLPPPPLQPPSLPVSMGPVLPDPFTHYAPMPPWPCYPPVSPSGYPCLPPPPTVPLVSGTPGAYAMPPTCNVPWAPPPAPVLPYSSTCTYGSLGWGPGPQHAPFWSTVPPPPLPAASVGRAVPQAKMESRGTPAGPPENVLPVSMTPPLSGLPSHGAPQIEPTKVEVKPVLASPHPKHKVSALVQSPRLKAPAAPACVSAEGVTVEEPASEGLKPETQETRPREKPPLPATKAVPTPRQSTVSKLPPVHPARLRKLSFLPTPHTQGSEDVVQAFISEIGIEASDLSSLLEQFEKSEAKKECPPPAPADSLAVGNSGGVDIPQEKRPLDRLQAPELANVAGLTPPATPPHQLWKPLAAVSLLAKAKSPKSTAQEGTLKPEGVTEAKHPAAVRLQEGVHGPSRVHVGSGDHDYCVRSRTPPKKMPALVIPEVGSRWNVKRHQDITIKPVLSLGPAAPPPPCIAASREPLDHRTSSEQADPSAPCLAPSSLLSPEASPCRNDMNTRTPPEPSAKQRSMRCYRKACRSASPSSQGWQGRRGRNSRSVSSGSIRTSEASSSSSSSSSSSSRSRSRSLSPPHKRWRRSSCSSSGRSRRCSSSSSSSSSSSSSSSSSSSSRSRSRSPSPRRRSDRRRRYSSYRSHDHYQRQRVLQKERAIEERRVVFIGKIPGRMTRSELKQRFSVFGEIEECTIHFRVQGDNYGFVTYRYAEEAFAAIESGHKLRQADEQPFDLCFGGRRQFCKRSYSDLDSNREDFDPAPVKSKFDSLDFDTLLKQAQKNLRR, from the exons ATGGCGGCGCGCCGGGGACTGAGAGACGGAGTCGCGCCGCCCCCGAGTGGGGGCCCCGGCCCGGACCCTGGCGGGGGAGCCCGCGGCAGCGGTTGGGGAAGTCGAAGCCAAGCGCCGTATGGCACTTTGGGCGCTGTGAGCGGCGGGGAGCAG GTGCTGCTGCACGAGGAAGGGGGTGATTCTGGCTTTGTCAGTCTGTCTCGGCTGGGCCCATCTCTGAGGGACAAGGACCTGGAAATGGAGGAGCTAATGCTGCAGGATGAGACGCTGCTGGGGACCATGCAGAGCTACATGGATGCCTCCCTCATCTCCCTCATCGAGGATTTTGGGAGCCTTGGAGAG AGCAGGTTATCTCTGGAGGACCAGAATGAAGTGTCGCTGCTCACGGCTCTGACGGAGATCTTGGACAATGCAGATTCTGAGAACCTTTCTCCATTTGACAGCATTCCTGATTCGGAGCTGCTTGTGTCACCCCGGGAGGGCTCCTCT CTACACAAGCTGCTTACTCTCTCTCGGACACCCCCAGAACGTGACCTCATCACCCCAGTTGACCCATTGGGGCCCAGTACAGGCAGCAGTAGAGGGAGTGGG GTTGAAATGTCTCTTCCAGATCCCCCTTGGGACTtctcccctccttctttcttAGAGACTTCTTCCCCCAAGCTTCCCAGCTGGAGGCCCCCAAGATCAAGACCACGCTGGGGCcaatccccacctccccagcagCGCAGTgatggagaagaagaagaggaggtggCCAGCTTCAGTGGCCAGATTCTTGCTGGGGAGCTTGACAACTGTGTGAGCAGTACCCCGGACTTCCCCATGCATTTGGCCTGCCCTGAGGAGGAAGATAAAGCAACAGCAGCAGAGACGGCAGTGCCAGCAGCTGGTGATGAGAGCATCTCCTCCCTGAGTGAGCTGGTGCGGGCCATGCACCCATACTGCCTGCCCAACCTCACCCAACTGGCATCACTTGAGGCTGAGCTTCAGGAGCAGCCAGATGATCTGACGCTGCCTGAGGGCTGTGTAGTGCTGGAGATTGTGGGCCAGGCAGCCACAGCTGGCGATGACCTGGAGATACCAGTTGTGGTGCGACAGGTCTCTCCTGGACCCCAGCCTGTGCTCCTGGATGACTCGCTAGAGACTAGTTCTGCCTTGCAGCTGCTGATGCCTACACTGGAGTCAGAGACGGAGGCTGCTGTGCCTAAGATAACCCTCTGCTCTGAGAAGAAGGGGTTGTCATTGAACTCAGAGGAGAAGCTGGACTCAGCCTGCTTATTGAAGCCCAGGGAGGTCATGGAGCCAGTGGTGCCCAAGGAGCCTCAGAACCCACCTGCCAATGCAGCACCGGGTTCCCAGAGAGCTCGAAAGGGCAGGAAGAAGAAGAGCAAGGAGCAGCCAGCAGCCTGTGTGGAAGGCTatgccaggaggctgaggtcatcTTCTCGTGGGCAGTCTGCCGTAGGTACGGAAGTGACCGCTCAGGTAGACAACTTGCAGAAACAGCCTCAGGAAGAACTTCCAAGAGAGTCTGGGCCTCTCCAGGGTAAGGGGAAGCCTCGGGCTTGGGCTCGGGCCTGGGCAGCTGCCTTGGAGAATTCTAGCCCTAAGAACTTGGAGAGAAGTGCTGGACAATGTAGTCCTGCTAAAGAAGGCCCTCTAGACCTCTACCCCAAGTTGACTGACACTATCCAAGCCAACCCTGTACCAACCCATCTCTCATTGGTCAACTCTGCCCAAGCCAGCCCCATGCCAGTTGACTCTGTTGAAGCTGATCCCACTGCAGTTGGCTCTGTTCTAGCTGGCCCTGTACCTGTTGACCCTGGATTGGTTGACCTTTCTTCAACCAGTTCAGAACTGGTTGAGCCTCTCCCTGCTGGGCCAGTGCTGATCAACCCAGTCCTGGCTGACTCAGCAGCAGTTGACCCTGCAGTGGTTCCCGTCTCAGATAACTTGCCACCAGTTGATGCTGTCCCGTCTGGCCCAGCACCAGTTGATCTAGCACTAGTTGACCCTGTTCCTAATGACCTGACTGCAGTTGACCCAGTGCTAGTTAAGTCCAGACCAACTGATCCCAGACGTGCTGCAGTGTCATCAGCCCTGGGGGGTCCAGCCCCCCAGCTCCTCCTGGAGTCAGAGTCCTTGGACCCACCAAAGACCATCATCCCTGAAGTCAAAGAGGTTGTGGATTCTCTGAAAATTGAAAGTGGTACCAGTGCTACAACCCATGAAGCCAGACCTCGGCCTCTCAGCTTATCTGAATACCGGCGACGAAGGCAGCAACGCCaagcagaaacagaagagagaagtcCCCAGCCCCCAACTGGGAAGTGGCCTAGCCTTCCAGAGACTCCCACAGGACTGGCAGACATCCCTTGTCTTGTCATCCCACCAGCCCCAGCCAAGAAGACAGCTCTACAGAGAAGCCCTGAAGCGCCCCCTGAGACTTGCCTTGTGCCTGTAGGTCCCAGCCCTGCTTCTCCTGGTCCTGAGCCACCTGTAAGCAAATCTGTGGCCTCAGCTCTCACTGAGCAGGTACCATCCCAGGAGATGCCATTGTTGGCGAGACCTTCCCCTCCTGTGCAGTCTGTGTCCCCTGTTGTGCCCACACCTCCCGCAATGCCTACTGCCCTGTCTTTCCCTGCAGGTGGGCTGGGCATACCCCCCAGTCTGCCGCCACCTCCCTTGCAGCCTCCTAGTCTTCCAGTGTCTATGGGGCCAGTCCTACCTGATCCATTTACTCACTATGCCCCCATGCCACCCTGGCCTTGTTATCCTCCTGTGTCCCCTTCTGGCTATCCTTGCCTGCCCCCCCCACCGACAGTGCCCCTAGTGTCTGGTACTCCTGGCGCCTATGCCATGCCTCCCACTTGCAATGTGCCTTGGGCAccccctcctgccccagtcttACCTTACAGTTCCACCTGTACCTATGGGTCCTTGGGTTGGGGCCCAGGGCCTCAACATGCTCCATTCTGGTCTACTGTACCCCCGCCTCCTTTGCCTGCAGCCTCCGTTGGGAGAGCTGTTCCCCAAGCTAAGATGGAGTCTAGGGGCACTCCAGCTGGCCCTCCTGAAAATGTACTTCCCGTGTCGATGACTCCTCCCCTCAGTGGGCTACCTAGCCACGGAGCTCCACAGATAGAGCCTACCAAGGTGGAGGTCAAGCCAGTGCTTGCATCTCCCCATCCGAAACATAAGGTGTCTGCCCTGGTGCAAAGTCCCCGGCTGAAGGCTCCAGCGGCTCCAGCATGTGTGTCTGCTGAAGGTGTGACTGTTGAGGAGCCTGCATCAGAGGGGCTAAAGCCTGAGACCCAGGAGACCAGGCCCAGGGAGAAGCCCCCCTTGCCTGCTACCAAGGCTGTTCCGACACCAAGGCAGAGCACTGTCTCCAAGCTGCCTCCTGTCCACCCAGCCCGTCTAAGGAAGCTGTCCTTCCTGCCTACCCCACATACTCAGGGTTCTGAAGATGTGGTACAGGCTTTCATCAGTGAGATTG GAATTGAGGCATCGGACCTGTCCAGTCTGCTGGAGCAGTTTGAGAAATCAGAAG CCAAAAAGGAGTGTCCTCCTCCGGCTCCTGCTGACAGCTTGGCTGTAGGAAACTCAGG CGGCGTTGACATTCCCCAGGAGAAGAGGCCCCTAGACCGGTTACAAGCCCCAGAACTGGCCAACGTGGCAG gGCTCACCCCTCCAGCTACCCCTCCCCACCAGTTATGGAAGCCCCTGGCTGCTGTCTCACTGCTGGCCAAAGCCAAATCTCCTAAGTCCACCGCCCAGGAGGGAACCCTGAAGCCTGAAGGAGTTACGGAGGCCAAACATCCAGCTGCAGTTCGCCTCCAAGAAGGGGTCCATGGCCCTAGTCGAGTCCATGTGGGCTCTGGGGACCATGACTATTGTGTCCGGAGCAGGACTCCCCCAAAAAAGATGCCTGCCCTAGTCATTCCAGAGGTGGGCTCCCGATGGAATGTCAAGCGCCATCAGGACATCACCATCAAACCTGTTTTGTCTTTGGGCCCAGCTGCCCCTCCGCCCCCATGCATAGCTGCCTCCCGGGAGCCACTTGATCACAGGACTAGCAGTGAGCAGGCAGATCCCTCAGCGCCCTGCCTTGCCCCATCCAGCTTGCTGTCCCCTGAGGCCTCACCCTGCCGGAATGACATGAACACTAGGACTCCCCCTGAACCCTCAGCCAAGCAGCGGTCAATGCGCTGTTACCGAAAAGCCTGCAGGTCAGCCAGCCCCTCAAGCCAAGGCTGGCAGGGCCGCCGAGGCCGCAACAGTCGTTCTGTCAGCTCTGGGTCCATCCGGACCAGCGAAGcatcttcctcctcatcctcatcGTCGTCTTCCTCATCCCGATCTCGGTCCAGGTCCCTCTCCCCCCCACACAAGAGGTGGCGAAG GTCCAGCTGTAGTTCCTCCGGACGTTCTCGAAGATGCTCTTCCTCTTCTTCGTCATCATCTTCCTCTTCGTCTTCCTCATCCTCATCATCCAGTTCCCGAAGCCGCTCACGCTCCCCATCCCCCCGCCGAAGAAGTGACAGGAGGCGGCG GTACAGCTCTTATCGTTCACATGACCATTACCAAAGGCAAAGAGTGCTGCAAAAGGAGCGTGCAATA GAAGAAAGAAGGGTGGTCTTCATTGGAAAGATACCTGGCCGCATGACTCGATCAGAGCTGAAACAGAGGTTCTCCGTTTTTGGAGAGATTGAGGAGTGCACCATCCACTTCCGTGTCCAAGG GGACAACTACGGCTTTGTCACTTATCGCTATGCTGAGGAGGCATTTGCAGCCATCGAGAGTGGCCACAAGCTGCGGCAGGCAGATGAGCAGCCCTTTGATCTCTGCTTTGGGGGCCGAAGGCAGTTCTGCAAGAGGAGTTATTCTGATCTTG ACTCCAACCGGGAAGACTTTGACCCTGCACCTGTAAAGAGCAAATTTGATTCTCTTGACTTTGACACATTGTTGAAACAGGCCCAGAAGAACCTCAGGAGGTAA